CCTTTTCCGCTTTGATACGTACTTTCTCTTTTTCGGCTACACAACCTTCttcaagaattttctttttctttttcaaatatttcattGCAATATCTTTCCCATcatcttttctcttttgattaGCCTTTTCAGCTTTTCTACATATTGGCCTCTTGAAATCCATAATGCCATCAACCTCCTCCTTGATCTATTAAATATGGAGTTTGAGGCATTTCTTTTCTTGAATCTCTCTTAGGCATAGTAGATGCCCACTTTGGAAAATCCTTCAAGATTAGCCAACAATGTTCAAATTGAAAAACGGAACCGTGAATTTCTTTAAACAATTCCTTTACTTTctcaatctaaaaaaattaaataaatataacataattagtTTCTTCAAACAATTCATTTGTGTtgtaaacctaaaaaaattaaagaccaTTGCAAAATTTATACCTTGTCATGAGCCATGGTTCCACTTTCATTCTTTGCTTCAATTTTAGCTAAGGACCTAACAAATTTAACTATTTCCCTATTAATCATTCCCCATCGGGTTGTCAGGGATGCAACACTACATGTGGAATCAGTCTTGAGGTCCATAAAGTATTTCGCAACTTTGCCATAAAATGTTGTTTTATGTTGCTCATTACCATACACAGGATCGACACTGGTATTGAGCTATGCTGCTACAAGTAGCTTGTCTTCCTCAGCACTGAAGTTGACACCACGTGTTGGTTTTTTCTTAGAAGTGGCAACTTTATCATTTAGTGGAGAATCTTCGACTAACAGGGGACTACTTTCAGATACATCGAAAAGTTCATCCTCAAGATTAATATTCCCCCGTACGAGATCAGTGAATGATGAATAATTTCTTGAGTCCATGCTCTAAATAAATATGGAGACTGCTTGTTCTGGTTTGTTaattacaacaaaatatatCATTACTAAACTTTGTCAATGTATCTCTCTAGCAAATTTTCCAAACTCAAAATGTGAGCCCTCATCAAACACATGCACATGTGAGAGTCGAGCCCCCCAATACGTGAGGCGTGGATTCACACAGACACTTGTGAATCCACGCCTCGCTCTTTAAGGAAGGTGATCATTATGACTGCCTATAAGACTAAGTCACCACATGGGttaatatcatattttactTTGACCAAGGCAAAAGCATCATCTTGAATGTTGAATTATTTTCAGTAAGTTGGTTGACTATCTCAAAAAATACTTTTGCCTAATATTAACATGAAGTAATTCCCACAGCATATAATAAGAAATTCTTGTTTTGACTTGTCTTGGCCGGAGCAACTTTTTTTAGTTTCTGATTGAGATAGTTCCTATGTCATACATTGTGTTCTAACTTTGTTTGCATTTGATTATGGATTAAACTAAAGTTTAGTGACACTTATATTAACATTGACCATTATTTTGCTGATTAGCTATCATTGTCATGGGCTTACAAGATTTTTAAACCTAGTCCGGCAGCAAGACTAGATACATAAAAATGTATGATGTATGATACccctattatttaaaaaaaaaaaaaaaacacaggaTATATTCTTgagagttttttgttttgttttgtttttaagaatAAGTAGACTATATTAAGGTTAAAGACAAGAGCAACAGAGAAGATTGTAGGATAGATTAGGCAGAACAAATTCATAACACAGCAAACAGCGCATATGAACAGAAGATAGAGAGAATCAAAAGTAGACACTGAAATACCGAGAGAATCATAGAGAAGACGGAGAACTTACCTGTATGGTAAATCGATGAAATAGTATTGCCCAAACAGAGTAAGACCAGTGAGCTATTCCTGTCGTGATTCTCGTGCACAGATTTCACCAGGGCCTCTTTCACGAAACCAGAAGTCCACTCACAAAGTTCTTGCGCCAAGAATTGATTCAAAGAGCCTACTCTCTGATGAGACAAAAGGGCTCGGTCAGTTCACCGAGATATAGAACAGAAAGGAGAGACCCACAACCCAGAGACTTACGCCCACGCCGATCACAATCGGAAATCACAACCAGACCCACAACCAAACCCACAAtccaaaatcacaaccacaacccaGACCCATAACCAGACCCACGCCGATAgaacagagaggagagagcgaacaaaaggggaaaaaaacccGGTGAAGGATATAGATCAGTGATGGTAGAGAGGAAATCGATGGTGGCTCATATTCATAAATGGGAAGAGAATAGAGCAACAAGgaagagggaagaagaaagagaatgggagagtggagatggagatggaggcAGTGAGCTAAAGGAGAAGATGAAAGAGATATGAGAgtgaaagagaaataaaaaattaataaacccaATATACCACAGCTTACCGTACAGTTGCAAATTTGTGATTGTACTGCAGCAAGTTGcaaaaaatatagcatttacAATATCTGATAAATGGGGTCAAACTTGgtttggtgtgggatatgtgccaaatatttagcatttgacaCATATCCCACATTTGCTGTGGGTGCTCTAAGgaattatattaatataataataacaaaccacacccactcactttttttttttaaccaccACAACCAATCATTTGAGGATGTATAATAGATACTTTAACCACCACAACcaatcatttaaataatatatactttaacacaagaatatattattattttgaaattaaaactaTCACTTAATCCACAAttggttcaaaaaaaaatttcacaattgaaataatttttttaaatcatcaataataatttgTTGCTTAAAATTTGTGGTTACCTTCAATGGAATTTGAGACTCTATTgtttaggagatttttgttcttttctttttgtatctaagcaataatatatttatttgtgtgTTCATGACTTGATGTGTAAGAAACTAAATGTTAGTGATGTGCTACCTCGTCACTTGGTTTTAGAAGGAcgcatttgaatttatttattttttaggttaagagagaaagaatatACTCTTGGATtatctaataatatatttttttaggtaaaaatgATGTTTAGAAATCAAACTATTAAGAGAAATATTAGATTCAttagtttaattaattaatgataaTCCCAACTGACTTTCAAGGGAGTTCTAAATAATCAAGGACAATATACTAgctaaattgattttttttttgagaaaagctAAATTGATTTTAGAGAGACTAATGAAGCAATATGTGTTGCCCCTAAGGTATGTATTTCGTTTATTTTTAGATAGAATATTTCATGGGATATTCTCACGAGACTATCCTCTCATAGATAGTACGTGGAATCTATATATGCGGTGGTGGGGTACGTGTTGACGGTGTTGTTACTTTActatctagttttttttttgagaaagactttactatctagttaattattttaaacttcCTTTTTGGCTGGTCTAAAGATTTTAAACATAGACTATTTTATAGGATtccatgattttattttattttttctcgtCTTTATGgtttatgagttttattttgcTGCATAATTGTACAAAgtactagcctctaagcacacACTCATGCACGTGcctagagatttttttttttttttttttttttaaggttaataatttacatttatCATAATTCAGAATTGCTGCATTCTTTAATCATAAAATACCTAAGGGCGTGATGagatttatatacaaaaaatttatttcactCATAAACGCATATATCTCATCACATTcctaaatattttgttattaaataattcagtaatcccaaattatgatgaatgcaaattattaatcttaaaaaaaaaaatagaagagtctctAAGCATGTGCTAGTAGagactaaaaatatatagagataaaATAAGAGATCATCCAAATGTATTTGGCTATGTTAATGGGAAGATTTTGTTTTGCACGTGGGTCGGTTGGCTGTTGGCAGATTgattgttttattgttttggcAATATGGATAAAtatgtgttttcaattttaagtgagtttttttttttttttttttttttttttttttttttttttttttttaatgaactcaTGGAACGTGGGTCGGCAGATAAATTGGGACATATTGGGCGTTTCATTTTTCACCAATAAAGATAATAGagtgttttgaattttgagtgggtataaaatttggatttttccCGCATTAGAGATAGTTGTGATTTGTGTGGCCTATTCTTAAGGGCAATAGGAGAACGTGGGTAGGAAAAATTGagcagttttttatttttttattcattaaattattaaatttaaattacttaTATATCTTAAGTTATTTATCTCACTAAAGTAATGTTTTGTAAAGATTAGGGGTTATTTAGAGAATTTAGTCATcaaataactaactttttgaatctttttaatatatagattaaaaaaaaaaaaaaaacaagtcgAGGAGGTGCCAGAgggagtgaaaagaaaaaaagaatttggagtGATATAAGCTGGTTATTCTACAAGATTATGGAAATCTTTTCTTAACCAATGAACTAATTAGCAAAAGAATGAACTAATTAACAAGTAACAAAGACCAATCATTGAAGGAAACGGACAAATATCCTCAGTGAACAGCAATACTATTAGATATGAATTAGCGCATCATAATTCGGAACTCATCAAAGCTCAGGACACCGTCTCCATTGAGATCAAACATTCGAATCATGGCTTTGCAATCCTGAGTAGACTTGGACTCGCCGAGTCGACTCAGCATCCTCTTCAAGCTTGTGGGGGTGATACAACCTGACCCCTCCATTTCATACATTCCAAAAGCCTCTCTCAGCTCCTCATTCTTGTCTTCCTCTCCCCCTGCGTCCATCAGCTTCTGGAATTCCTCAAAATCGAGCTGCCCATCTCCATTCAAATCAGATGTTTTCACGGCTGCTTCTGCCTCATCCATTGACAGCTCGCCCCCAACAGTTCTCACACAGCTTTGTAATTCAGAAGGAGATATTTTACCATCTCCATCCTCGTCAAAGTAATCAAACACCCTTCGAAGCTCGCTGCAGTGGTTTTTGCTTGCATTGGAAGCAGTCGGTGAAAGAGAACGCTTATCCGCCTTTCTCCTTGGAGACAATTTACTACGTAATCTTCCCAAAGTAGATTTTTTCGGTGAACTTGAACTGGGCTTTTCTTCCATTGAAATTggagaagaggaggaagaagaagctgcATCGTGTGTATTCTTCATGATGAAACCCGGATTAATTGAAGGCAGTTTGCTAAATCAAAGAACTTTGAACTGGGTATATACTTGAAATTAAGAAATTAGTTTGAATGGATGTAACAAACAGCAAGGTTGGCTCTTTATATAGAGGGAGATATCAAGTTAATTAGAAATAGAATGATGAGTTTGAAAAACGCGGAAAAAGGAATCCTAAAAACGGAAAGGAGAATAAAGGTAAATATGACGATATAATGAAATAACTGATGATGTTATGGAACGCGATGACAGACTCGTGGAAAAGcttttatatatgttatatATGTATGGCCTTCTAATGGGAATATGGTTGGGTGTTATGCAGAACACGGTTTTGAGGTGTCACATCGAGTAACATATTTAAAGTATGATGTTTTGCCAGTTGTTTTTTATAAGGGGAGATTAGGACGACCATGACGTTGATAAGATATATATCTAATATGAGTAGGATTCAGTGGTAGTAGCGAGTGAACGGATGAGAGCGTGAAAGTATATATTGACTTTTGACTTTTCTGGACACTTTGGgaattttcttggttttttttttttttttttcccctctgtACTGTTCTTTCCTTTGTACATTTGTAATCGTAATTGTGGACGTGGAGGCACTCAGCAGTGTCGTACAATAATAAGTAACTCATAGTATCTGTTGTAGTTGGTCACCACCATTGGAATTATTTACGACAATCAAATAGAGAAAAACAGGTATTAACGGTCAGAGCTGTCTAAAGAAAGCGTGTTTTCTAGCAACAAACGAAATGAATTGGGATTAGTAATTTTAGTATATCTTAAACTTTATTGTTTAACTGAGAATGGTTCTGGTTTAatggttttgaaattattttacaaagtatCTCTAACTATGAAGATGATTATCTTTATAGTAGTATGGTTTTATTTATGCTATGTTCACAGTGCACAATAGTGACTCATACACTGAAAAACAGTACGTACATGCAGTTCCAGTTGGTACCAgcatattttagttttataaagaCCGTCTtttgtcttctctttttttttcaatataatcACAGACCATCTTTTATATAACTTACATTTGCTTTTAAAATGTCAGATTGTGAAAGAAATTGGGCAGGGGCGTAGCTAGGAGTACATACTTGGGGGGTCGGGTTGTAACAGAGATATACTAAATATAATTCTTAAGTCTATtggatacaaaattatcaactttcatATATCATTATATACTTGAACATGTTGGGAATTTAACCGAAATTCCAaacttgtgagaaacaaaaaaaaaaaatagagaaaacaaaacgccaaaagaaaaacaatcacacgcacaagacagtatttacgtggtttgGCAATTTACCTACGTCCACAGAGTtgtagggatttcactattatcaaagaaaat
This DNA window, taken from Quercus robur chromosome 2, dhQueRobu3.1, whole genome shotgun sequence, encodes the following:
- the LOC126712679 gene encoding calcium-binding protein CML37-like; amino-acid sequence: MKNTHDAASSSSSSPISMEEKPSSSSPKKSTLGRLRSKLSPRRKADKRSLSPTASNASKNHCSELRRVFDYFDEDGDGKISPSELQSCVRTVGGELSMDEAEAAVKTSDLNGDGQLDFEEFQKLMDAGGEEDKNEELREAFGMYEMEGSGCITPTSLKRMLSRLGESKSTQDCKAMIRMFDLNGDGVLSFDEFRIMMR